Genomic DNA from Mesorhizobium sp. 131-2-1:
GCCACCCACAAGGCATCGCCGACGAAGCGGGGGGAGTGCGGACGGGTCAATCCACGCGTCATCGGCAATCGCGTCGCGCCGCTGAAAACGACGCCGCGCCCCTCCACGGCAAATTCGATCTCGCCTGGTCGCGCGCCGACGAGATCATCCTTGGACGCCGTGAAGCAGCTTTCGGCCAGGTTCTTTCCTGCCGCGATGCCGTTGAGTTGCAAATGATTGAGGCCAAAATCCGCTCCGGTGTCTCCCTCGATGCACGACGGCCACCATACGCGCCGGCTATCGCCGCCCGCCGGGAATGCCACAATGGCGTTTTCACCAACCGCGCTTCCATGAAGCTCAGGGCCGATCATCGCCAGATCGTGCAGGTAGGTGCTACCGGGCAGGAAGCGCGCACTCGCGGGCATGAGCAAGTGCCCGGCAACGCCTTTCGACCCAAGATCCCTGCGCTGCAGAAGCCCGTCCGTCGGCCGCAGGGTGTACAACACATTCGGATTGCGTGTGCTTGCGACATGGACTTCCCCGCGAGCCGCGTCGAAAGCAATGCCCGACGGATGCGGCAGCCGCAGATAGCTCACCTGGGGTGATCCCGTTGCCATCGAGAGCGCCATCAGGAGGTGCTCGTATTCGCGGCTGACCAGCAAGGTGACGCCGGCCTCGGCGAGACACTGCCACCACGGTCCGGTCACCTCGGCTTCAAGCAGGCTGCTGTCGATGGCTCCCGCGTCCTGCCACTGCGCCACGACGCTGGCCGGGTCACGCCAGGCTTGATGGTCGGCCAGGAAGGAGGCGTCGTTCTCGTCGCTCAACTTTGCCATCTCATTTGCAGCGCTCCGCGATAGAGCCGCATGGCCGTCCGCCATCCGGTTGTCGAGCGGCCGCCGTGTCGAGGGCCGGATGCCACGCCGAGCGGGATCATCGAATATCCATGGCGGTGACAGGCTATGCAGAATTCCAGATCGATCAGATCGTCATCGCGCTGCAGATCCAGGAGCGCCTCGAAGCGGCGATGAAACAGTTTCGGCGTGCCGTTGATATCACGCAGCCGAAGCCCGAACAGCAGACGCGCCTCGAGATTGTACAGCCGCGATCCGAGCGCTCGAAGCCATGCCCGGCCATGCTTCCGTTCGGCTTTGAGGACACGGTCCGGCCGGCTCATTCCGGCATCCAGCGCCCGCCGCAAATCATCTCCGGCTGTACGTGCCGAATTGGTGTAACACAGAAATTCTCCGCGAGCGGCTGCTAGGCCTGTCCTGACCGCGTGGCCCCAACCCGCAACGTCGGCGCTTAGCGTGCGCACATTGGCGTGGCGGATTGCCAGCTCCGCGCAGAGCGCGGCGCTTTCGTCACGCGACCCATTCTCGACGAGGATGATTTCCCACGGCAGGGAAAGACCGCGCAGGGCGGCATGATATTCGCCAATCACGGTGACGACATGGTCGGCCTGGTTATGGATGGGTAGAATGATCGACACTGTCGGGTTCATGGCGACTCAACAAAAGCAGTTCCCGGGCGGCAGACGCAATCCGGCCGGCGGTCAATCCACTGCGTTCCATCAGCCAGGCTGCACTACCTCCGCGGCCTGCACCGGGCTGGGTTGCCGCGAGGCGGCGGAAAGGTCTCGCCAATCCGGCTTCCGCGAGAACCTCCGCGACCAATGAACCCAGTCCGCCTGCCTGCTGATGCGCCTCGATCGTCAGCACGGCGTTGGCATCGGCCAATGCGGTTCGCAAATCGGCCAGCGGCGCGGGCGCAAGGCATGGCACGGACAACACCGTCGCCTGCACGCCGCCGCTTGCAAGAGCCTCCGCGGCCGTCATGGTCTCCGCGACAAGAGCACCCGTTGAAATGAGCAGCACGCCAGCGCCTCGACGCATGGTCTGCGCCCGACCGAGTTCAAACTGACCGCCCGAGATCGCGACCCGCGGGCTGTCCTTGCCTAGCCTGAAATAGACCGGCGAGGGTGCCGACCACACGCGCTCCAGCGCTGCGGCCGCCTGGGGTCCATCGATCGGCGCAAGCACCATCATTCCAGCCAGCGCACGCATGACGGCAATGTCCTCGAGGCTGTGATGGGTCGAACCGCCCGTGCCGTAGTCGAAGCCACCGCCGACGCCGATGATACGGACGGGCAGTTCGTGCGCAATCGGGCCGTTGCGAATGAATTCGTAAGGCCGCAGCGTTGCAAAGGTCGCAATCGAATAGCAGAACGGAAGAAGTCCGGCCTCCGCGAGGCCCGTTGCGAGGCCGATCATGTTCTGCTCGGCGACGCCGACATTGACGAACCTGTCCGGATAGGCCTGCGCGAAGGGCTCCACGACAGAGAAGCCGAGGTCGGCGGTCAGCAACATGATGCGTGGATCACGCGCGGCCAGTTCGCAGAGCTTGGCAATGAACTCGTGCCTCACAGCAGCGCCTCGCTCTCCGCCAGAGCCATCGCATATTGTTCGTCCGACATCGGCAGATAGTGCCAGCGCACCTGGCGCTCCATGAAACTCACGCCACGACCCGATATGGTCCGCGCCAGCACCACCAGCGGCTGCTGGTGATGCGGGCGTATCGCCTCGCGTACCGCCGCGGGCGCATGCCCATCCACTTCCCGAACCGCCCATCCACAACTCGACCAGAGTTCCGGCATCCGCGTTTGGTTCATGATCTCGGCGGTCGGGCCCAGCGCCTGCTGTCCATTGACATCGACGACGACGATCAGATTCGCGAGTCGATGATGCCCGGCAAACATCGCCGCCTCCCAGGTCGATCCTTCATTGCACTCCGCGTCGGACAGCAGGACATAGGTGCGGCGGTCCTTGCCGAGCAGGCGCGCGGCGAGCGCCGATCCCGTGCCGATCGACAGGCCAAGGCCGAGCGAGCCGGTCGAGAAGTCGACGCCGGGGAGGTGGTGGGTCGGGTGCACGCCCAGGCGGGAATCATCGGCGCAATAGCTTGCCAACTCGGCGCGGCCGAGCCATCCGCGCAAAAACAGGGCGGCGTAGAGCGCAAGCGCTGCGTGCCCCTTTCCGAGGACGAAGCGATCGCGATCCGGATCGTCCGGCGAGTTCAATCGCATCGCTCCGCCATAGAGGGCTGCGAGAATATCCACCACAGACAGCGCCGAGCCTATGTGCCCGACATGAGCGCGATATGATTCTTCAAGGATCAGCTTGCGCAGGGCCCGCGAACTCAGGATTTGCTGATCAGCGAGCGCCTGGTCAGGCTCCATGACAGCCCACGGCGTTCATGCTAGTGGTCGACATCATGCGATTGCCCTCTCGTATGATCCGATACACTAGCGCATTCTTCGCCGATCTTGGAAGTCGGCCTGTACTTCTCCTCTGTTTGGGAATTCTGCTTGCCTGGCTGATGGCGGGCGTCCCTTTCATGAGCTTTGGCACCCCGACCGGTCTGTGGGGCGATCGTACCTTCCTGTTGCTTCACGGCAGGCTGTTTCTCGATTGGCCACATGTCTTTCGCACAGATGCCCTCGGTTTTCCGGATCGGCTGGATCTGCTCAGCTTTCCGTTCACTGATCTCACCGAACGCGTCGTGCAATTTCTGACCACGCGCCTGACCGGTGACGTCGTCGTCGGCGCCAATGTGTATTTCGTCGTCATCGTCGCGGCGAACTTCGCAGCAGCCTTCTGCGCGTTGCGCAGCTTTCGGATTAGGCCCTGGTGGTCTCTCGCCGGCGCCTTCGCCTTTGCGTTCATTCCCTATTTCGCCGAGCGTTCGACCGGACACGATTATCTGGCCGCCTATTATGCGGCGCCGCTTGCGTTCCTGATCCTGCCCCGCATCGTCACGGCAGTTCGCCAGCAGTCGCTGGCCGGCATAATGAAGGATCCGGTCACGCTCGTATGCTGCATGGTGATCGCCACTTCGGGTATCTACTACAGCTTCTTTTCCCTGCTTACCTGGGGGTTTGCCGGGCTGGCCCTGGCCGCGCAGGAGCGGGACTGGCGCTATCTGCCGGCCATGGCGCTCCCGGCTTGCCTGACGCTGGCCGTACTGGTGCCGATCCTTGCGTTCTTCGTCGCCGTCGCCCCAGGCGATGCCGGCGGCTTCCCGGCAAGAACAGCGGCCGACCAGCCGCTCTATGGTTTTCGTATCTCCGACGTGATCGTCGGGCTGGAGCCATTCGGCGTCGCGCGCAATACATTGCGTGACTACATGGCCATTCGCGGCAAGACCGAGGGAACGGACGCCTGGCCCGGCCCCGTCCTGTCGGCTTTCGCTTTGCTGGCCGCCCTGTTCGGCACGTTGCTGCTGCGAAGGCGCGGTCCTGGCGCTAGGCCGGGCCACGAAGGCCTGACGCCGACATTGAACGCGTATCTCGCCTTCTGCATGATCTTTTGCGCACCCTTCGGCCTGGGGTTGATCTTCAACCTGTTGATCAGGCCGGAAATCCGCGCACAGAATCGGATCGCTCCGTTCTTTGCATTCGCGGCGCTGCTGGTGCTTCTCGGGCTATGGCGGCGCGTAGCGCTTCGGCTGAAATCACGATTCGGCCGTTCGATCGGCGGCGCGACAGCCGCGGTCGCCCTGGTTGCTCTTTTGCTTGTAAACAGCATGGGCAGCGCAGCATTGTTTGCGCGACAACAGCGCGCCTTGCTGCGCCAGCCGGCGTTTGCCACGGAGATGACAAGCATCCGCGCGACTTTGGCCGCGGCGGATACTGAAGGATTGCAGCGGATTCTCCAACTGCCGACAGCGGCCTGGCCCGAAGCGCCCGCGATCCGTGACTTCGAGCCTTACAACCATCTATTGCCCTTTATCTTCAGCGCCCCGGGCATTTCCCGGCACTGGAGCTACGGCAGTACATCGGGGGCAAGCGAAAGCCTGTCGCGCTCGCAAATCCTGCTGAAGATCGCAAACTGGCCCTGCGCGCTGGCGGAGCTGTCAGCCAGCTTCAATTTCGATGCGGTGCTAATCGATCGCCGTGGCTATGATGCCGCCGAGCTCGCGGCATGGGACAGCCGGCTGACCGCGGTCGGCGCGCGGCTGGTCAGCGACGATCCGCTTCGCCGCCTGTATCGCTTGTCAACCTCGGACTGTTCGCAGCCCCTGTTGCCATCCGATCGATGGCTCAGCGCAGCCGCCGGCGGTGAGCTCGATCCGCTGCTCGATCGGGGATGGCATTCGCCGGAGGCATGGGGACGTTGGGGCAAGGACGCGGTGCAGCGCATACTTCTGCCCAATCGCGGCCTGGGCAGCCGTGGCGTTGTCGTCGATCTGCGGATCATGCAGCTCGCCGACAAGGACGGTCGAATTCCGCGCGTCGAGGTGCGCGTCAATCAGACCCTCATCACCACGATCAGCGTTGCACGATCGATGCAGCCGGAAGAGCACCGCATCGTCATTCCCCGCCTGCTCCTGCCGCAGACCGGCTTCACGACGATCGAGCTGAGGCCGGAGGGCTTCGTGGCTGCTTCGAGGGCGACGCCTGAAGATAAAAGGTTGCTTGGGGTCGGTTTGATTGCAATGCGCGTGGCGCCATCGATCCAGTAAGGCACGATCGGCCATGTGGCGCCGGCCATTGGCGTGGTCCGTCGGGGTAGGCTGTGGACGACCGACCGAGCCTGGCTTCCCTCGGAATGCAAATTCGAACCATGTCCAAGTGAGCGGCTACTTTTTCTGCCGGGCCCACCTGGTCGCCTGCTCCGCCTTGTCAAGTGCAAGGAATGGCAACAAGACCAACAACATCGCGGCGACGGCAATGAGATTTGCCGCGTCTTCGATCGCGCGAATAACGACTTTCACAGCTACTACCCCCCACCCGACATAGTAATAGCTGAAGTTGACTTCAACCTCAAGATGTAGGGCTGGGTCAAGCACTTGCATCGAGGCTCATTGCAACCGCTTCAACCGTGGTGCGTTCGAGCCGATCGACCCGGGCGGCTTCCGCCTCATCGTCCACGGGGTTGGTGGTCAGGTCGCGGCTGTATTGCCGTGGCGAGCGGCCCATGACCCGCTTGAAGGCGGTGCTGAAGGCGCTTTCGGATTCATAGCCGAGCGACGGCGCTATGACGGAGATGGGATCATCGCTGTTCTCCAGCCTGTCGCTGGCCAGCAGCATGCGCCAGCGTGTCAGATAGTCCATCGCCGGCACGCCGACCGTTTCCCTGAACTTCAACGCGAAGCTCGATCGCGACATGCCGGCGCGCGCGGCCAGTTCCTGCAATGTCCAGCGATGCGCCGGATCCTCGTGGATGGCGCTGATCGCCGCTCCCATCTGCCTGTCGGCCAGCGCGAACAGCCAGCCAACGCCGCCGCGCAGGCCTTCCGCCATATGCAGGCGCAAGGCCTGGACCAGCATCATATGGGCGAGGTGCTCGGCGACCAGAATGCCGCCCGGCCGCCTTTCGCGCAATTCCTGCATCATCCGCTCGACAGCCCAGCGCAGCGCCGCCTTGTCCTGCTCCGTGCGGATATGGATGATGGGCGGCAGCATCGCCGTCAGCGTCTCGGCGTGGCTGCCGCCGAGAACGAAGCGGCTGCCGACCAGAAAGAAATCGCCACCGCCATTGTAGGAGACGACGCCGCCGTGGCGGGCCGGCGCGAAGACCACCTGCGCTTCGACCGGTTCCAGCGCGAGGTCGCTGGCAAGCCCGAAAGGCCGCCCCGCCGGAAGCAGGAAGCAATCGCCGGCGCGCAGGCGAACGGCATCCGCCACGCCCTCGACGGACAGCCAGCATTCACCGGAGACCACGGCGTAGCATTTGATGCCGCTATTCCGGGGAAAGTGAATCGACCAGTCGCCACCGGCGTCGAAGCCGGCCGAAAGGTAGCTGCGCGGCTTCAGCAGCGACAGCACGTCTGAGAGAGGGTCCATGGCAAATCTCGGACGATCACGAAGATAATGCGGACCCTACAGCATAGATCGTACGTCGTTCAACCACTAACTTGGTCATGACGGGGCGGCGAGGCCCTCCAATACTCTTTCAACGAAAGGAAGTCATGATGCGTGTTTTCGTCACCGGAGCCACGGGCTTTGTCGGCTCTGCCGTCGTCCAGGAACTTCTCGATTCAGGACACCAGGTGCTTGGCCTGGCGCGCTCGGAGGCGGGCGCCCGGTCGCTCGCCGCTAGCGGCGCCGAGGTGCATCGCGGCGACATCGAGGATCTAGACAGTCTGCGCAGCGGAGCAGGCAG
This window encodes:
- a CDS encoding glycosyltransferase family 2 protein, which translates into the protein MNPTVSIILPIHNQADHVVTVIGEYHAALRGLSLPWEIILVENGSRDESAALCAELAIRHANVRTLSADVAGWGHAVRTGLAAARGEFLCYTNSARTAGDDLRRALDAGMSRPDRVLKAERKHGRAWLRALGSRLYNLEARLLFGLRLRDINGTPKLFHRRFEALLDLQRDDDLIDLEFCIACHRHGYSMIPLGVASGPRHGGRSTTGWRTAMRLYRGALQMRWQS
- a CDS encoding transketolase, whose amino-acid sequence is MEPDQALADQQILSSRALRKLILEESYRAHVGHIGSALSVVDILAALYGGAMRLNSPDDPDRDRFVLGKGHAALALYAALFLRGWLGRAELASYCADDSRLGVHPTHHLPGVDFSTGSLGLGLSIGTGSALAARLLGKDRRTYVLLSDAECNEGSTWEAAMFAGHHRLANLIVVVDVNGQQALGPTAEIMNQTRMPELWSSCGWAVREVDGHAPAAVREAIRPHHQQPLVVLARTISGRGVSFMERQVRWHYLPMSDEQYAMALAESEALL
- a CDS encoding DUF4915 domain-containing protein — its product is MSDENDASFLADHQAWRDPASVVAQWQDAGAIDSSLLEAEVTGPWWQCLAEAGVTLLVSREYEHLLMALSMATGSPQVSYLRLPHPSGIAFDAARGEVHVASTRNPNVLYTLRPTDGLLQRRDLGSKGVAGHLLMPASARFLPGSTYLHDLAMIGPELHGSAVGENAIVAFPAGGDSRRVWWPSCIEGDTGADFGLNHLQLNGIAAGKNLAESCFTASKDDLVGARPGEIEFAVEGRGVVFSGATRLPMTRGLTRPHSPRFVGDALWVANSGFGSIVSCAPDGSVEVVARLRGWTRGLCAIGDLAIVGTSRIIPRFRAYAPGLEPDKCVCGLHAVDIKSGRVVASLVWPAGNQIFAIEAVPSRMIDRLPFDGSRRMPDMEQTLFYAWRSASSNDVGGIDD
- a CDS encoding transketolase family protein; the encoded protein is MRHEFIAKLCELAARDPRIMLLTADLGFSVVEPFAQAYPDRFVNVGVAEQNMIGLATGLAEAGLLPFCYSIATFATLRPYEFIRNGPIAHELPVRIIGVGGGFDYGTGGSTHHSLEDIAVMRALAGMMVLAPIDGPQAAAALERVWSAPSPVYFRLGKDSPRVAISGGQFELGRAQTMRRGAGVLLISTGALVAETMTAAEALASGGVQATVLSVPCLAPAPLADLRTALADANAVLTIEAHQQAGGLGSLVAEVLAEAGLARPFRRLAATQPGAGRGGSAAWLMERSGLTAGRIASAARELLLLSRHEPDSVDHSTHP
- a CDS encoding AraC family transcriptional regulator, with protein sequence MDPLSDVLSLLKPRSYLSAGFDAGGDWSIHFPRNSGIKCYAVVSGECWLSVEGVADAVRLRAGDCFLLPAGRPFGLASDLALEPVEAQVVFAPARHGGVVSYNGGGDFFLVGSRFVLGGSHAETLTAMLPPIIHIRTEQDKAALRWAVERMMQELRERRPGGILVAEHLAHMMLVQALRLHMAEGLRGGVGWLFALADRQMGAAISAIHEDPAHRWTLQELAARAGMSRSSFALKFRETVGVPAMDYLTRWRMLLASDRLENSDDPISVIAPSLGYESESAFSTAFKRVMGRSPRQYSRDLTTNPVDDEAEAARVDRLERTTVEAVAMSLDASA